In Salarias fasciatus chromosome 9, fSalaFa1.1, whole genome shotgun sequence, the genomic stretch CCGGACGTGGTCAGAGACAGCTTTTCCACTGAAGCTATATGATGATGCAAAATCTGCAgggaaggaaagaggaaaaggacaaaaggagacaaaaaaaaagcaatcatgATCAGGAGCAATATTTTGATTGAATCTAATGATGGGAGCTTATCGATAAAAATGCAAGTCATTGTTTTATAATATTAGTATGCTACCGATAATGAAAGAAGAGTAATTACAAAGTAATTACGTTCTACTTTCATCAATTTTTGTCTGTGAGGTACTGGGGCAGAACTCAGCCAGTTTACATCCTGGAAAGGTCACTAGTCCACCACAGGATGAAcggagacaatcacacacattcaggcCAACAGGCAATTCAGAGTCAATAATTAACCTCAATTGCATGGTGTAGTTCTGTGAGAGGGATCCACAGAAAAACCCACGTGCAAACATTGAGAACGGTCAcactaaaaaaaattaaataaaaccttGAGCCCTGAGTCAAACCACCTACATTCTCAACATGAGACTGTTGCTCAGTCGTGTTGTAAGGGCAATATGACCCAAAATTCATATCTCCATATAAACTCAATAtatagctttgtttttttttaatacaacaaATACTACTCTGGGTAAAAGTcatcaaaaaaactgaaacatagGCACTTCTATTAACCACCATTTGCACAAAAtaagcatggaaaaaaaaaactttgaaaaaggtgacacgcattaaaaaaaaaaaaaaaactttttatagGGTTTAATCCAGCTGTATCAAACTCATTTTGGTTCAGGGAGAAACTAGAGGGGGTCAGACCACTGAAACAGTAACACAATACTGTACAAATATCCAAAAATCCTAATGTAAATACCTGTGGTCCAGGTTGAGTGAATAAATAGAACATGCATAACAATGTAATATCTTTAAACTTGGTACAATTTCTGGTGCAaagtacagtgaaatgtctcttttaATGAGGCTGCAACTAAAAATATTGGACTGTTTGGATTCTATTATaattgaatattatttatttgcTCGAAATaagtgaaatgaagaaaaatgacatGAATGCAATAACAAATCAACGATATGCATCTGGTCGGCTGGACTGGACCCTTTGGTGCTATGACTGTATGTTTGacaaacaatgaaagaaaacatgaaggaaacgCTCCCTCAAGTCAAAACCTCTGGAGGGGGCCTATTTAGtcaaaacaagctttttttttttgtattttctgacaATTATGCTTTTCTGCTCAGCATCAAGGTTGGTGAATTCACTAGTTACTCGGCCAATGTGTGAACTTCAGAGTgagagaggctgcagacagGCAAGAAATAGAGAAACAGTGACTCTGAAAACTAACATTTAATGCAAAAAGCTATATTGATATAAATAGCGCTGCATTTTTCAATAACCCAAACATCTAAAAACTctataggaaaaaaaatctcaaaacaaagaaagcggGTTTCCTCTCTCAGCATATAAGGCAGGAAGGATGGTGAAAGTGGGATTGAGGGAAGGGGGGTGTCACGATTCAGGTTCTGCTGCACAAAGCATTTTAGACCACACTATTTCCACAATGCACACGCAGCAGTGTGGCAATCTTCATACTGCAGAACTGATTCAAACCTGCTCATACCGAGTCCTGCATAAATGAACGAAGTGAAAactggaaacagaaaactttagCCAGAAGAGAAACTGAGTAGATCATGTGTTCAAATAACATTAAATGGGACCAAAATTGACCCACCATATGTCAAAAGGATAATATTGTAATACTGTTTTGTTTCAATTTTAGGCATATTGCAGCAGCACTGGACATCCCAACCTCTGATTCTCCTGCTTCTACTGTGCTTAtcttaaaacaacaacatttaccaatttaaaaaaaaatatatatctgacATCAGGAGCAGACACagacaaaatgtttttcagacaTACTTGCACAGGTGGCTGTTTTGCAAAGAAGGGTTTGAAACTACACAAACTTCCTCTTACCACATACAAGCTTGCATGGTCTCTCCTTCCTAATgcaaacctgcacacacactacCAGATTGCAAATTTCCTCTTGGTGCTCACCACAAATGTCTCTTTGAGGCAGTGAGGAGGTCAGGCAGTACCTCCAGTTTCTGTTTGAACAGCCGTAAGTGATATTTGTCGAGCCATGCTCAGTTGTTAGATGGGGGTTTGGGAGTTGAACTGAATAAAATGCTATTTTTAGCCATTTCTGGCAGCGACAAAAATGCTTTTGCTTGAGGCTACTGGCAACATTAGACTTCATCAATCCTGCCAGTGAGAGAgtccataaataaaataaatcagagtACTAAAAGTTAATTACTCGCTGATTAGCTTCAAAATTAATTTACTTGAAACTAGATTGTATTACTGACAATTTCTGGTGAAGTAACACAAGTTACCTGCATTACATGGATTACAGCTGTTGCTCAGAATAACAGGTTATAAAGTGAACACCTACAATCCATCCAGAGCTGTCACTCACCCAGATCTCCTGTCCAGCGGAGGCCGAGCCGTTAGAACTGCTCTCCACAAAGATGAGATGTGTGGCTGTGAGGTACAGTGTGCCATTTGTGGATTTGTTGCTGAAGCGATCCTGTAGCcgcacctgctccacctgcaaaaaaaaaaaaaaaaaaaaaaaacacagacatagGCAGTTTTAAATAACCAATGAGAAATTCCCAGAGAGCTTTGCTTCTTTGGCTGAAGGTAGACAGGATGTATTACTGGGGGAAAAAGAGACACGGGATTCTTTTCATAGATTGACACTGAATTAAAATTACTGTAAGCAGCACTTGGCAATGATTTCAGCCGGCGCATCATTTAATCCTGACCACCTGGCTCTCACGAGGCGCTGCCAGATTCATGGCGATTGGCATGAAAGGAGTCACTATTTCTTATTGAACACTGAGGAAAAAGACTAATGCTGGCTGTAACAAAACAATGCTATAAAATATAACAGGCTTAAATGTGGCTTAGTTCAACCAGTTCTCACCACCttaagacaaaaagaaaaagaaaaaaaaaaaacacttggaaCTTGCAGAAGTGCACAAACACTCTCAATGTAGAAACAGTAAGTGGAATATTTACTCAAGACATAaatgtccacacacacaaaaaagctgCACTCCAGTAATTATATTAGGTACAACGCCTCACTTGGCAAAAAGTATTGTGCTAGActggaaaaaataattaatgCATGCAGCTTTTCTTATTCTGTCTTTTTGGCTGCTCCCTTCATCAGGGGTCAACACAACAACCCAGTGCAGCTTGCACTGTCGACTAGCTTGTACTGGATACCCTTCATGACTCAAAGCCGGATAAAAAATTAGCACCACAGTATCCCCAATTtccacatgcgcacacacaaaaaaaagtacttcACTCATTATATCTATGACAGCATGGTGATGGCTGCTGGTGTTGAACtgcttcatgctgctgctgcactaaTTGTTCATATCTATGATTCATCCTTTCAgccgttttttttcttgactcaGACATCCTCTTCTTCGTTTCCGTTTTCCTGTTATTGTGAGATATGATGCAATGACTGAGCCCATCTCCGTCTCCAAGCAACCCGAGGGTCAAAGCTCCAACAGAAGAGAGCCGCTACGAACATACAGGAAGGCAAATGTGTGTCACACTTAATAACTGAGTTAGTGAAAGTGGGATGAAgaatggaaatgtgtgtttccaTATGAAGATTGTTAATGGAATTGGCcataatttggaaaaaaaaaattactttatgATGTGACACCATAACCTAAACTTTGAAAGCAGATGCACCAAATTGAAAAGTCTTTTTTCCCCAACTAGTGATTAGTCTCAATAATTTCTTTCAGGTGTAATTAACACCGATTGAAACCCTGAAAGTGACACCAAACCATTTATTACTGCTGGATAAAATGTATTCTTATTTCTTCATCAAACAAGCAAACGGGACTTGTGACAGCTGGAAAACAGCCCATCTGTGTGCAATCACACCCACCAGATCTCATCCTGTCCCCATTCATTCCCACGGCATTGTGTGTACTTAACTGTGATGCAAGGTTACACCACAGCCATGGAAAATTTCTTACACTCTTGgaataaaatgatgaaagaaAGCCCGTCTTTCAGTTTACACACcttgaaaaatacacaaagtaCATAGGATTATGCCTCATTAGCTCCTGTTCTGCAAGCTGGAGAGGATCACACAGAGTATGTTTGCCTGGATAAAGGAAAGCCGACCAAGTCGTAAACAAATTCCTCTGACTTTGCAGACTGGCAGAGGAGACTTGAAGCAACTATTCAGTGTTGGGTCAAAGTGCTGTCAGAACGGATGCACCCTGAACCCACAGAAACACATTAACTGCAGGTAAATCAATACTTATTTCGTGAACTTATGCTCATTttaagcagagctgcagctgacaCCGGGCCAAAGGTTggcagacagaaaaagacaatcCCCtaaactcacattcacaccagcaTGATTTTATGAATACAtgaagacagaggaaaaaaaaaggggggacaTGCAAATCATAATTTCAAGCAATCAGTAACCACATATAAGCAGGCCTGAATGAACTTCACCTGTACTGAAGTCGTCAGTTATTGACTTCTGTTGGCTTTAGGATAACAGGCCACCTCCCTTGATCATTAGATAAGTAAACAAACACTTCCAGTAGATACAGCCTGGCCCTGAATGTCTAACAAGTCTATCTGTATGCTACTGTTTGTTCCTAATGTAAGACTGTATCTGTTGGGGTGTCCCACTGAAATCAATAAAGTGACTTCACCTAATAGCGTAGCGTTAATCAGATCGATAAAAGGGTGTGTAAACAGAGACGGGGGgagctctgctgtcagctgtaCGGGAAACAACAGGCAGCTCATTGATGCTCGTCACGTATGACACTGACGACACCTGCTCGCCGCCGCGACATCTCACCGCTCCACGTATCTACAGTCTGAACACTTGTGTCTCACAATCTGAACCAGGTCAGCAAATCCTGGAAATCAAACGGCCGAGTTGCTCACTGAGTCCCATCCAGTCGCAATTAGCAGGAAATGTTAGCTACCTTCGGTGTTCGGATATGCTCCATTTCTCCGGCCCCGGGCGACTGTCAGCGACCGCAAAGCTTCAGACGAGGCCTCCCGGTGTCAGTCGTGTCATGGAGGATATGTTGCACTCGAACGAAaagatttgggttttttttcgtTCGCATACGatatgtatttttattgtcaACCACTCCAGTGCCTCATCCGCGTTCAGGCCGCGGAAGTATGTAATCAAGCGGAGTGGCaggttttcagaataaaagcacaCCTATACGTCATGTAAACCTTTCTGGACGTCATCGTTTGTCAGATGCCTACATCTTTCGGATTTAGAATCAGTTTTTCCGACTTTCCACCAAATTCAGTTAGAGCAACAAAACATGTCTGACCttcaaaatgaagtgaaaagtaTGTAGTGTGGAATTGCAAAAACTAAAAATCTTAACACTTTACAAAGTTTTTATTACTCTGCCATTTTAcctgttttaaccattttagctgttttatcgAATTTCACCCTTTGTAGAATTTTATTGAGATGCAGTTTTGTAGGATAAATGCTTGTTGAAATGAATGTCACAATATTGAAAATATGAGCTGTGAAAAATCAATGTGTATTAGCCATTGACTGTATATTATATTAACATATGAGCTAAAAAATAATGATCTAAacttgggtggggggggggggggggggtaatgtGCCGTTGTATAGACAACAATAGTTTTCTTACTACTGCAATGTGGCATTATAAAAAGTTTGAACTTTCATATCATGTCACACATGGAAACCTGCATGGTTGGCAGATGAACCCCTCCACATTCAGTGAAACCCTCTATTTTTGGTCTGATGTGTTTCATATGCCTTCAATCCCCTTTACTCTGTATGCTCACCTTACAAGTGTGTATTTTGAGTACATCCATGCAATGTGACCTTCAAATCAAATCTGATACAAGTGTAAGCTATATGGATGCACCAATATGAAAAATTTGACAGATACACATATCCAATATTAATTTTTTGGTTATGGCTGATAGCTTATAATTATTTTACCAATATCGATATTGGTTTTCAACAAGTTTCtatgatgacttttttttatattgaagaccatgtaaacactgaaCATGAAAAAGCAATTAATGTTCGTATTTTCCAAAACGTCATATACTAAttacaaaacaaattaaattaaataatagTGGTAATTTAGACTGACCTTCTTATAAGTTGAACCAAGTGCTACCATGTACAGTTTCACTTACCAagtttttaaatgcaaatcacaCATCAAAATACCTTGGTAAGGTTTTACAACTTAAATTACTTTCAACTCAAATTAGTGAAATAGACCAAatcagaaataataaaacatgtcCTGACAAAATTCTTACTCATCAAATTTATTAAACAGACACTGTCATTGAAGTAGAATATCCAGCTTTGAGTGTAATGGTAACGCAAATGtccaaacattaaaacaatgtgTAGAAGGAGCAACAATATAGCGGTAACTAGAAATAAGTAGATATCAACTGTCTGTATCGCACGAGTTTGATCTGATTCTGATGTTATAAAAAGTGATATATCATGCTTCCTTAAAATATGcatcttttcaaccttttttctaTCCTTGAGGTGAGTTTTGATGTGAtcatattaaaaacaacaaacacaattattttaaaaaatcttttctttttgtatttaacattttcttggtggtttggtgggctgtttttggcccacgggcctccaTGAACGTggaggtgttttattttgaaacagcaaaaatgtaaaaacactaCAACAGTACTCATGCGCAAATCGTCACGCGACTGAAGAGGACGACGGGAAACGCAGTTCTGAtgtacccacaatgcactgggAGTTGGGAAGTAGCAGGCGGGCAATAGAAAAGTAACGGCATGCGCTATACATCACATCACGGCTTTTAGCAAGATAAAACGATCTAAAAGTACGAAGTGAGGCGTTGGAAACACGACGACGTAAAAACGGAGAGCTTTACATTCACGTGAAGGAAAATGGACCAGGTTCCAAACATGTTTTGAAGGATAACAGCGCCGCGTGCATCTAAGCTAGCCTGCGCGTTAGCTGCGATGCTAGCTTGCCCTCGTTTTTGTGAGTGGCTGAAGAGTAGTTAGTCGAGTGTGTGCCTTAAACCAGAAATGTCCGGCTTTAACTTCGGATCGGGGACTCTTGGTTCCACCAACCCGGGAGGCGGGTTTGCGTTTGGGACCGCAACCAGGTAATGACAAGCTTAAGCCCGGACATCTAGCTAGTGTTAGCCTAGCGAGGTGTAATCTGCAGCTTGGCAGACAACTCAATCCTGAGTTTGTGCACTGTTTATCTATTTACAGTAACAAGGTGAACACTGTTCAGTGAAAGATcgtttcaaacacattttcaacagTGCTCAAAATCACCTTATTTGTTAGATTGATTCTGTCCAGCAGTAGAATATACTTGACTGTATTTGTGTCCAACTTATTTGCTTCCTATAACCGTAATACTAAACAATATGTGTGAGATTGATGAATATTTGGCGTCCAGTCCGTTATAAAGCGTAGTTTTCCTACTCACTTTCAAAAATAAGTTGTCACAGTGTGTAAAAGAGGAATGTATATTACTGCCCTCTTTCGAGCTTTCATTCACTAATTAGTACTTTTGGATTTTAATAGTGGTGTTCATAATATGCAAGTCAATATTACTTTATGCTTTACAATAATAAATACTGTGCATTATTTTGTATTCACAGTTTATAAAAGTCTAATATCACAGAGGTTGCttctttaacaaacacaaaaaaattgaaataaacatgaatgaaaCTCCTGATGTAGCAATTTGGAAGAACAGTGAATTTTATGACTGACTTTGcttgttgttttctcttcaagTGCGCCTCCAGCCAGTACTGGCGGCTTCTCTTTCGGCACTGCTCTGGGCACAGCAGCAGCGACTCCCAGTGCcgccaccaccagcaccacccagtCGCTGGGCCTCGGAGGCACTCTCTTTGCTCAGAAGCCGACAGGAGGATTCTCTTTCAATACACCTGcctcaagtaaaaaaaataaactcttgCAAGCAGTGAAATTAGATTCCTAATTAATGTGTTTGGAAACATCCCATTCACTGatgttgcattatttttttttcctatttagGTGCTGCTGCGCCAACTCCTGGCCTCACATTAGGTTTGttgcaaatactttttttttttcaagaaagaTTTTGGGCagcttttgaaaacattgtaatttttttccaccctccctcctctcgcAGGTGCTCCAGCTACTGCTGCTGCGACCACAGGCTTTAGCTTGGCCTTCAATAAGCCCACCGCCTCAGCAACACCCTTCTCCctcaccaccagcaccacctcTTCGGCAGCCCCTCCCGGTGCCGGCTTAACATTTGGTTCTGTCCTGACGTCGACGGCCCCACAGCAGCCCTCTGCCTCGGGTTTCACCCTCGGTCTGGGTGGCACAACAACCACTGCAGCAGCCTCAACCATCCCATCGCTGGGTGGTGGGCTGTTTTCTAACACTGTATCCACAGGTGAGATGCGCATGAATTGCCAGTACTTGTAGAAACATGAGTGGTGTTAACAGCAGACGAGCAAAATTTAAGAGTCTGTTTAGTTAATCTCCAGATTTTGAGGGCAAATAATTAGTTCTCTATTGAAAGCCTTGCGCATAAAGAAATGAAGCCCTGTACTCTGCTATAACCTTTGTTTCCTTGGTGTTGCAGGTCTGGGTCAGACGGCTCTTGGAGGAGGCGCTGGCTTAACGTTGGGCTCGCTGTTAGCTACCTCGACTGCGGTAACGGCTGCCCCCGCTCCAAGTGTCGGCCTGGGTGGGATCGACTTCAGCACGTCCTCCGAGAATAAAAGTGATGCATCATCTGGAACCAATGCACAGTACGGCCTTTCTGCCGCTCTTCTATACTGAACATAACTAGCCAAGTGTGTCCAGCTCTATCCAAAGCATGACTTGTAAAACAACTCATTTCTCCTTCTCCCTCAGGGACAGTAAAGCTTTAAAAGATGAGAACCTACCCCCAGTTATTTGTCAAGATGTTGAAAACTTTCAGTAAGTATTGATTTCATGTGTATCTGACAGTTTTAATTTACAGGATTTTTCCAAAATTTCTTTGGGCTATCTGAAAATCAATCAATGTAATTCAATTCCATAAAGTCACCTATATCATCTTTatatgatcttttttttatgtccttTTGCAGGAAATTTGtaaaagagcagaaacaagtTCAGGAGGACATAAGCCGTATGTCATCGAAGGCTATTTCCAAAGTCCAAGAGGACATCAATAGCCTCAAACAGCTTCTGTCTGTGAGTGCCAGCGGGCTGCAGCGCCAGGCTCTAGCCATCGACAAACTGAAGCTGGAGACCGCACAGGTAGAAACCAAATATACTCTGGAACACTTTATGAATCCATAATAATATGGTCAGGAGATCATGAGTACATATTAGATGGCATTTTCATCCTCACACCCAGTCAAGAAAGAAATGGTTGTGTGcttgttttatatttcatccACAAATATGTGATGTTTGGCGTGTAAGTGGACATGAACATTAGATGCTTTACATTCATGAATGAATTTGAATAGAAATTCAAATGAGAGAAACTTGTTCATCCAGGTTATTAACTTATTGTAATGCATAAACCTCTTGAACTGCTTGAAAAATGATCCTTCAGGCGTGTAACTCAATCTGTCTTCTGGAAATTGactcttcctttttcttttaaggAGCTGAAAAATGCTGACATAGCACTGCGAACACAAAAGACGCCTCCCGGACTGCAGCATGAGAACACAGCTCCTTCAGAGTAAGGatattcctggaaaaaaactcAATCAAAATGTCTTTAATTTCCTCAAAGCCGCTTTCTATCATGCTTTTGGGAGTTGCAAGAGGCTTCATAGCCTGTTACACAACCTTTCCTTGCTcttcatgttttgtgttgtgtgttgtttttttttttttccttgagctGGTAAAATCTAAATCCgttgtctttttgtgtgtttagttATTTCCGGAGCCTGGTGGAGCAGTT encodes the following:
- the nup58 gene encoding nucleoporin p58/p45 isoform X5 — its product is MSGFNFGSGTLGSTNPGGGFAFGTATSAPPASTGGFSFGTALGTAAATPSAATTSTTQSLGLGGTLFAQKPTGGFSFNTPASSAAAPTPGLTLGAPATAAATTGFSLAFNKPTASATPFSLTTSTTSSAAPPGAGLTFGSVLTSTAPQQPSASGFTLGLGGTTTTAAASTIPSLGGGLFSNTVSTGLGQTALGGGAGLTLGSLLATSTAVTAAPAPSVGLGGIDFSTSSENKSDASSGTNAQDSKALKDENLPPVICQDVENFQKFVKEQKQVQEDISRMSSKAISKVQEDINSLKQLLSVSASGLQRQALAIDKLKLETAQELKNADIALRTQKTPPGLQHENTAPSDYFRSLVEQFEVQLQQYRQQIEELENHLTTQSSGSHITPQDLTLAMQKLYQTFVALAAQLQSVHENVKILKHQYLSYRRAFLEDSTDVFESKRASARKWQSVPRVTTGPAPFSSVPNAAAVAMAATLTQQQQPTPEVRCVHTT
- the nup58 gene encoding nucleoporin p58/p45 isoform X1 yields the protein MSGFNFGSGTLGSTNPGGGFAFGTATSAPPASTGGFSFGTALGTAAATPSAATTSTTQSLGLGGTLFAQKPTGGFSFNTPASSAAAPTPGLTLGAPATAAATTGFSLAFNKPTASATPFSLTTSTTSSAAPPGAGLTFGSVLTSTAPQQPSASGFTLGLGGTTTTAAASTIPSLGGGLFSNTVSTGLGQTALGGGAGLTLGSLLATSTAVTAAPAPSVGLGGIDFSTSSENKSDASSGTNAQDSKALKDENLPPVICQDVENFQKFVKEQKQVQEDISRMSSKAISKVQEDINSLKQLLSVSASGLQRQALAIDKLKLETAQELKNADIALRTQKTPPGLQHENTAPSDYFRSLVEQFEVQLQQYRQQIEELENHLTTQSSGSHITPQDLTLAMQKLYQTFVALAAQLQSVHENVKILKHQYLSYRRAFLEDSTDVFESKRASARKWQSVPRVTTGPAPFSSVPNAAAVAMAATLTQQQQPTPGTQAPLGAGFGNPFASAVGSSLGSSALGGFGGGPGFGGVGTGGSSFAFSSTSKPTGGSLSAGFGSSSSSGFNFSNPGINPSAGLTFGVSTQAPAGFATGAPLLQLKKPPAGNKRGKR
- the nup58 gene encoding nucleoporin p58/p45 isoform X2; protein product: MSGFNFGSGTLGSTNPGGGFAFGTATSAPPASTGGFSFGTALGTAAATPSAATTSTTQSLGLGGTLFAQKPTGGFSFNTPASSAAAPTPGLTLGAPATAAATTGFSLAFNKPTASATPFSLTTSTTSSAAPPGAGLTFGSVLTSTAPQQPSASGFTLGLGGTTTTAAASTIPSLGGGLFSNTVSTGLGQTALGGGAGLTLGSLLATSTAVTAAPAPSVGLGGIDFSTSSENKSDASSGTNAQDSKALKDENLPPVICQDVENFQKFVKEQKQVQEDISRMSSKAISKVQEDINSLKQLLSVSASGLQRQALAIDKLKLETAQELKNADIALRTQKTPPGLQHENTAPSDYFRSLVEQFEVQLQQYRQQIEELENHLTTQSSGSHITPQDLTLAMQKLYQTFVALAAQLQSVHENVKILKHQYLSYRRAFLEDSTDVFESKRASARKWQSVPRVTTGPAPFSSVPNAAAVAMAATLTQQQQPTPGFGGGPGFGGVGTGGSSFAFSSTSKPTGGSLSAGFGSSSSSGFNFSNPGINPSAGLTFGVSTQAPAGFATGAPLLQLKKPPAGNKRGKR
- the nup58 gene encoding nucleoporin p58/p45 isoform X3; the protein is MSGFNFGSGTLGSTNPGGGFAFGTATSAPPASTGGFSFGTALGTAAATPSAATTSTTQSLGLGGTLFAQKPTGGFSFNTPASSAAAPTPGLTLGAPATAAATTGFSLAFNKPTASATPFSLTTSTTSSAAPPGAGLTFGSVLTSTAPQQPSASGFTLGLGGTTTTAAASTIPSLGGGLFSNTVSTGLGQTALGGGAGLTLGSLLATSTAVTAAPAPSVGLGGIDFSTSSENKSDASSGTNAQDSKALKDENLPPVICQDVENFQKFVKEQKQVQEDISRMSSKAISKVQEDINSLKQLLSVSASGLQRQALAIDKLKLETAQELKNADIALRTQKTPPGLQHENTAPSDYFRSLVEQFEVQLQQYRQQIEELENHLTTQSSGSHITPQDLTLAMQKLYQTFVALAAQLQSVHENVKILKHQYLSYRRAFLEDSTDVFESKRASARKWQSVPRVTTGPAPFSSVPNAAAVAMAATLTQQQQPTPGFGSSSSSGFNFSNPGINPSAGLTFGVSTQAPAGFATGAPLLQLKKPPAGNKRGKR
- the nup58 gene encoding nucleoporin p58/p45 isoform X4, producing MSGFNFGSGTLGSTNPGGGFAFGTATSAPPASTGGFSFGTALGTAAATPSAATTSTTQSLGLGGTLFAQKPTGGFSFNTPASSAAAPTPGLTLGAPATAAATTGFSLAFNKPTASATPFSLTTSTTSSAAPPGAGLTFGSVLTSTAPQQPSASGFTLGLGGTTTTAAASTIPSLGGGLFSNTVSTGLGQTALGGGAGLTLGSLLATSTAVTAAPAPSVGLGGIDFSTSSENKSDASSGTNAQDSKALKDENLPPVICQDVENFQKFVKEQKQVQEDISRMSSKAISKVQEDINSLKQLLSVSASGLQRQALAIDKLKLETAQELKNADIALRTQKTPPGLQHENTAPSDYFRSLVEQFEVQLQQYRQQIEELENHLTTQSSGSHITPQDLTLAMQKLYQTFVALAAQLQSVHENVKILKHQYLSYRRAFLEDSTDVFESKRASARKWQSVPRVTTGPAPFSSVPNAAAVAMAATLTQQQQPTPGTQAPLGAGFGNPFASAVGSSLGSSALGEVRCVHTT